Genomic segment of Veillonella parvula DSM 2008:
TATTACTTATTTCGTATATGTTGATGTTCTTGATAATGCATTTATATACACGTATTTGGCGCTATGCAGGGATGCGAGAGGTATTAGCAGTATTTGTAGCGACTACAATTGGTACGGCTTTATTCTATTCCTCTATGTTTGTATTTGGTAAGTCATTACCACGTTCCATCTATTTTATTACATGGTTCCTCACTACAGGTGCTGTTGGTATGGGACGTATGTTGCTTCATTATGTGGCACTTCACTATAGCAGTGGGGACGATGGTGAAAGTGGCCAAGTGAATACATTGATCATAGGAGCCGGTGATGCAGGTGCAACTATAGCTCGTGAAATTGAACGATATCATAAGCGTTCTCGTCGAGTGATTGGTTATGTTGATGATGACATGTTTAAACATAATCGTCTTATGAATGGTTTTAGAATTCTTGGTAATCGTGAAGATATTCCAGCATTAGTTGCTAAGTATAAGGTAGAAGAAATTATTATTGCCATGCCTTCCGTGAAGCGAGATATTATTCAAGAAATCATGGAAATCTGTTCTCCTTTAAAATGTAAAATCAATATTTTACCGGGGATGTATCAATTACTTGATGATGAAGTTCTTGTATCTCATTTACATCCTGTTTCAATCGAGGACTTGTTGGAGCGTGATGAGATTCAGCTCGATACGTCTAAGGTTGAAACATATCTTAAGGATAAAGTGGTTTTAGTTACTGGTGCGGGGGGCTCTATTGGTTCTGAAATTTGTCGTCAAGTTTTACGTGTAAAACCTAAAAAGCTATTGCTCCTTGGTCATGGTGAAAATAGTATTTATCTTATTCATCAAGAATTACGTAGTATTGCGCCTGAAGGTACCTTGGTTCCAATCATTGCAGATATTCGTGATAAGAATCAACTAGAGCAAATTTTTAAAAACTATAATCCTGATGTAGTATTTCATGCGGCAGCTCATAAACATGTGCCGCTTATGGAAATCCAGCCAATTGCTGCGGTATTAAATAATATTTATGGTACTCGTAATGTTGCGGATGTAGCCGGAGCTCATGGAGTAGATCGATTTGTTATGATTTCCACGGATAAAGCGGTGAATCCAACCAGCGTTATGGGCGCTACAAAACGGGTTGCTGAAAAAGTTGTGCTTGGTATGAATCACACATATGATACTAAGTTTATAACAGTTCGTTTTGGTAATGTACTTGGTAGCCGTGGTTCGGTTATTCCTTTATTTCGTAAACAAATTGAAGCAGGTGCCCCTGTAACCGTTACAGATCCAGAAATGACACGTTATTTCATGACTATTCCTGAAGCCAGTCAATTAGTACTTCAAGCTGGTGCCATGGGGAATGGAGGCGAAGTGTTTCTTTTAGACATGGGTGAACCGGTTAAAATTGTCGATTTGGCTAAGAATATGATTCGCCTTTCTGGCTTTGAGCCTAATAAGGATATTCGTATTGAATTTACTGGATTACGTCCAGGTGAAAAGTTATACGAAGAATTATTGACTGCCGAAGAAGGTACGAATACTACTACGCATAAGAAAATTTTTGAAGCAGCTCTAGAAGATGTTAATCAAGAATGGCTGAGTCGTGAAATAGAGCGCTTTGATACATGTAAAACCGATATAGATGTAATTAATGTATTGCAGGATATCATTCCTACATACGATCCAAATCATAATGTATAGGTCCTGGACGATACATTTATTACCCAATATATGTATAAGACTATTTTAATTTTGATACATTGTGCCTTTATTGAGAGGGTTTGGTACAGTTAATATTCTAAGCGGGAGAGACCCTGTTGTTTGTATACTTTTACAGAAAGGGGTATATGGGTGGAACAAATTATTGATTTAAAAGAGGTGGGTAGAGTCCTCATTAAAAAGCGCCGTAAAATCATTAATATTACGGTAGCATGTATGGTTTTAGGTGGTGCGTATGCCTTTCTTGCACCATCTACATATCAATCTACATCGATGTTGCGCATTAAACAAGCTCAAAGTTTGAGCAATTCTGTATTATCTAGTGCTAATGCCTATTCTGATTCTATGTCTCGTCAATTGATGAACACAGATGCAGAAATTTTAAAAAGTCGTAATGTGGTAGAGCCAGTAATTACTGCTATAGAAGATCCTGAAGGTACTGGTAATGCGCCAACATATGAAGATTTTGTTAAAACTCGTATTGAAACTAAACCGTATAAAGAAACCGAGTTATTACAAGTAAGCGTAACTGGTAAGAGTCCTGAGCAAGCACAAGAAGCTAATCAATTACTTATTGATACCTTCTTGAAACGTCTTGCCGAAATTTCTCATGTTGAACAACGAACTACTCGTGAATTCTTACAAAAACGCGTTGTTACTGCGAAATCTGAATTAGAACAAGCAGAAAATAAATTGCAACAATTTCAAATAGATAATAAGGTGTACTCCACCGCTGATCAGATGAAAGGCTTAACAGATAAAATTACTCTTATCGATCGTGAGAAGGCTCAAAATCAACTCGATTTAGAAACGGCACAAGCTGCACTTGGCAGTATCAATGAACAATTAGGTTCTGCTGGTAAAAGTATCGCCGATAGCGCCACGGTTCAAGCCTACAAGGGGCAGTTAGCAGACCTAGAATCTCGTAAAGCTTCTTATATTGGTAAATATACTGATGAACATCCAGCGATGAAAGAGATTAACCAACAAATTGAAGAGGCTAAAAGTGGTTTAAATGCTGAAATCAACGCTATTGCATCTCAACAAGCACCTTCAAGCAACTCTGCACAACAAGGCTTGCTAGCGGATAAGTTTAAAAATGAAGCTGCTTTAGCAGTAGCTCAAGGTAAACAATCTACATTAGTTGAGCTAGATAAAGCAAACGAAGAAGCTATAAAAGGACTACCTGAAAAAGAACGTGGTTATATCCAAGCAAAACGTGATGTAGATGTGGCACAAGATATCTATCAAATGTTATCCACTCGCTTAGAAGAAGCGAAGGTAGCAGAGGTTATGGTACCGAATGAAGTTCAAATCGTTGATCCT
This window contains:
- a CDS encoding polysaccharide biosynthesis protein — its product is MRSYLLPSILFITDIVTIVIVAFISLFIRFDGHIEPQYINQMVDALPLLLISYMLMFLIMHLYTRIWRYAGMREVLAVFVATTIGTALFYSSMFVFGKSLPRSIYFITWFLTTGAVGMGRMLLHYVALHYSSGDDGESGQVNTLIIGAGDAGATIAREIERYHKRSRRVIGYVDDDMFKHNRLMNGFRILGNREDIPALVAKYKVEEIIIAMPSVKRDIIQEIMEICSPLKCKINILPGMYQLLDDEVLVSHLHPVSIEDLLERDEIQLDTSKVETYLKDKVVLVTGAGGSIGSEICRQVLRVKPKKLLLLGHGENSIYLIHQELRSIAPEGTLVPIIADIRDKNQLEQIFKNYNPDVVFHAAAHKHVPLMEIQPIAAVLNNIYGTRNVADVAGAHGVDRFVMISTDKAVNPTSVMGATKRVAEKVVLGMNHTYDTKFITVRFGNVLGSRGSVIPLFRKQIEAGAPVTVTDPEMTRYFMTIPEASQLVLQAGAMGNGGEVFLLDMGEPVKIVDLAKNMIRLSGFEPNKDIRIEFTGLRPGEKLYEELLTAEEGTNTTTHKKIFEAALEDVNQEWLSREIERFDTCKTDIDVINVLQDIIPTYDPNHNV
- a CDS encoding GumC family protein; this translates as MEQIIDLKEVGRVLIKKRRKIINITVACMVLGGAYAFLAPSTYQSTSMLRIKQAQSLSNSVLSSANAYSDSMSRQLMNTDAEILKSRNVVEPVITAIEDPEGTGNAPTYEDFVKTRIETKPYKETELLQVSVTGKSPEQAQEANQLLIDTFLKRLAEISHVEQRTTREFLQKRVVTAKSELEQAENKLQQFQIDNKVYSTADQMKGLTDKITLIDREKAQNQLDLETAQAALGSINEQLGSAGKSIADSATVQAYKGQLADLESRKASYIGKYTDEHPAMKEINQQIEEAKSGLNAEINAIASQQAPSSNSAQQGLLADKFKNEAALAVAQGKQSTLVELDKANEEAIKGLPEKERGYIQAKRDVDVAQDIYQMLSTRLEEAKVAEVMVPNEVQIVDPPTLPEKAIAPRKILIILGSAILGLIFGCLYTLGQFFGNRKVQSVQEINDILGIQNLGVIPNYKEKEYEEPSNRIVALLRKVRG